In Calothrix sp. PCC 7507, one DNA window encodes the following:
- a CDS encoding YiaA/YiaB family inner membrane protein has protein sequence MQTLGPQKDSSAWIIQTWAAFALSISMTTFGIVNLPVDNWVKGFMGMGLAFSLGSTFNLAKTTRDLHEAKKLTARIDEAKVEKLLSQHDVLK, from the coding sequence ATGCAAACACTTGGCCCACAAAAAGACAGTTCCGCTTGGATTATTCAAACATGGGCAGCCTTTGCTCTATCTATTTCTATGACTACCTTCGGGATTGTTAACTTACCTGTAGATAACTGGGTCAAAGGCTTTATGGGTATGGGTTTGGCTTTTTCTCTTGGTTCAACTTTTAATTTGGCAAAAACCACTAGAGATTTGCACGAAGCCAAGAAACTCACCGCTAGAATTGATGAGGCAAAAGTAGAGAAATTGCTTTCACAACACGATGTTCTCAAATAA
- a CDS encoding ferredoxin — MADFLPSPEEEDNRSGLEPELGGFLRDAPERSGLEPELGGIQRQKGVYVDEITCIGCKHCAHVARNTFYIEADYGRSRVIRQDADPQEIIQEAIDTCPVDCIHWLDYTELRKLEEDRKYQVIPVVGYPVEHAVAATERRRKRQKLKNKKSG, encoded by the coding sequence ATGGCTGACTTTCTGCCGTCGCCGGAAGAAGAAGACAACCGTTCTGGGCTAGAACCGGAATTAGGTGGTTTTTTGCGGGATGCGCCAGAGCGTTCTGGTTTAGAACCGGAATTAGGTGGTATACAGCGACAAAAGGGTGTTTACGTTGACGAAATTACCTGCATTGGCTGTAAGCACTGTGCCCACGTGGCGCGGAATACTTTCTACATTGAAGCAGATTATGGGCGATCGCGTGTAATTCGGCAAGATGCAGACCCTCAAGAGATAATCCAAGAAGCGATAGACACTTGTCCAGTTGATTGTATCCACTGGCTTGATTACACCGAACTCAGAAAGTTAGAAGAAGACCGCAAATATCAGGTAATTCCGGTTGTGGGCTATCCTGTAGAACATGCCGTTGCTGCAACCGAACGGCGACGCAAAAGGCAGAAGTTGAAAAACAAAAAATCTGGATAA
- a CDS encoding DUF1257 domain-containing protein, with product MSHFSQIKTQIRNLDSLKDALNGLGIDWKPGPQEVRGYRGQTHPAEITIEQENGYDIGFRWNGKEYELVADLQYWQQNLSVDGFLRQVTQRYAYQTVVKETARVGFEVAEQQQQADGSIRLVVQRWSA from the coding sequence ATGTCACACTTTAGCCAAATTAAGACTCAAATCCGTAACCTTGATTCTTTGAAAGATGCACTCAATGGTTTAGGCATAGATTGGAAACCGGGGCCACAGGAAGTGCGTGGCTATCGCGGTCAAACCCATCCTGCCGAAATTACAATTGAGCAAGAAAATGGCTACGACATCGGCTTTAGATGGAATGGTAAAGAATATGAACTAGTAGCTGACTTGCAGTATTGGCAGCAAAATTTGTCTGTGGATGGGTTCTTGCGCCAGGTGACACAACGCTATGCTTACCAAACTGTCGTGAAAGAAACTGCGCGTGTAGGCTTTGAAGTTGCAGAACAACAACAGCAAGCAGATGGTTCTATTCGCTTAGTCGTACAGCGCTGGAGTGCGTAA
- a CDS encoding DUF2997 domain-containing protein has translation METLEFIIYPDGRVQEKVTGIVGASCAEVTAAIEAQLGIVLSNEPTSEFFNAQVQQSSLANTQVTFSDW, from the coding sequence ATGGAGACACTAGAATTCATCATCTATCCAGATGGTCGGGTGCAGGAGAAAGTCACTGGCATTGTGGGTGCGTCTTGCGCTGAAGTCACAGCCGCAATCGAAGCACAGCTAGGGATAGTACTCAGTAATGAGCCGACTTCAGAATTCTTCAATGCTCAGGTACAGCAATCCAGCTTGGCGAATACGCAAGTCACTTTTAGTGATTGGTAA